TCCTGTTGCGGTGAGAGAGCCAAGTGTTCTTCCATGGAAAGAGTTTCGAGCCGAGAGGATCTTGAACTTCTTTTCGCTTTTCATCTTTCCGTACTTTCTTGCGATCTTTATTGCCGCTTCGTTCGCCTCCGTTCCCGTGTTGGCAAAGAACACCTTTCCACCGAACGTGTTCTTTGAGAGAAGCTCTGCAAGTTCCATCTGTGGAAGGTTCCAGTAGAGGTTGGAACAGTGAATCAGTTTTTCTGCCTGGTCCTTTATCGCTTTTACGAGTTCTGGATGGGAATGGCCAAGCACGTTCACGGCTATGCCCGAGGTGAAGTCAAGGTATGCTTTCCCCTTGATGTCATAGACCCACGATCCTTTTCCGTAAACGAGCGTTGCGGGGAACCTGTTGTAGGTGTTCATGAGAAACATCTTCATCCCTCCGATTCTTTGATCATTGTACCTATTCCCTTTCGACTGAATATCTCAAGCAAGATAGCGTGTTCCAGTCCACCGTTTATGATGTGTACCGCTCCGACACCCTCTCTCACAGCGGAGATTGCACACTCCACCTTTGGAATCATACCACCTGTTACAACACCGTCTTTTATCAGGTTTTCTGCCTCTTCTGGAGTTAAGGTGGAAAGAAGTTTTCCGTCTTTCAAGACACCATCAACGTCCGTGAGGAGGATGAGTTTTTCCGCCATCAGACTCTTTGCGATCTCTGCGGCGACGGTGTCTGCATTTATGTTGTACGAGTGGCCGTCCTCTCCTATTCCAACGGGTGCGATCACAGGGATGTAGTCGTTTTCTATGAGTGCGTGGAGTATCTCCGGGTTGACCTGTTTCACCCTTCCGACGAATCCTATGTCACCGTATTTTGTTTCCTTTTCGGCCACGATGAGTTTAGAATCCTTTCCACACACGCCAACCGCTCGTCCTCCGTGAAGGTTTATGTTCATGACTATTTCCTTGTTCACCTTTCCTACAAGCACCATTTCAACGATTTCCATTGTTCTTTCATCCGTGACCCTGTGGCCGTTTTTGAAGACGGGTTCTATACCGAGCTCTTTCATCATCTGAGAGATGGCAGGTCCGCCTCCATGGACGATGACGGGCTTTATGCCTGTGTACTTCAAAAGGATTATATCCTGTATGAAGGCTTTTTTTGCTCTTTCTTCCTTCATGGCACTGCCACCGAACTTTATAACGAACGTTTTTCCGTAGAACTCTTTTATGTAAGGGAGTGCTTCAAGAAGAACGTTGACGGTATCGATCCTCATGTCCTGTACCTCCCGTTTATTTCCACGTATTTTTCGGTCAGATCGCATCCCCAGGCTCTTGCTATCTCTTTTCCCTGCTTCATATCGAGGACGATTCTCACCTTCTTTTCGCTCAGTATCTTCTTTGCTGTGGCTTCGTCAAAATCCACTCCCTGACCGTTCTCTGCCACCTTTATTCTGCCGGCTGCACTTTCGAAGAAAAGGTCGAGTCTGTCTGGATCGAACTGCGCACCGGAGTATCCCGCGGCTGCGATCACCCTTCCCCAGTTTGCATCTTCACCGTAGATGGCTGTCTTCACAAGATTCGAAGAGACGATCGCCCGTGCGATCAGACGGGCAGA
This DNA window, taken from Thermotoga sp. SG1, encodes the following:
- the argB gene encoding acetylglutamate kinase, which codes for MRIDTVNVLLEALPYIKEFYGKTFVIKFGGSAMKEERAKKAFIQDIILLKYTGIKPVIVHGGGPAISQMMKELGIEPVFKNGHRVTDERTMEIVEMVLVGKVNKEIVMNINLHGGRAVGVCGKDSKLIVAEKETKYGDIGFVGRVKQVNPEILHALIENDYIPVIAPVGIGEDGHSYNINADTVAAEIAKSLMAEKLILLTDVDGVLKDGKLLSTLTPEEAENLIKDGVVTGGMIPKVECAISAVREGVGAVHIINGGLEHAILLEIFSRKGIGTMIKESEG